In Seriola aureovittata isolate HTS-2021-v1 ecotype China chromosome 17, ASM2101889v1, whole genome shotgun sequence, a genomic segment contains:
- the LOC130185044 gene encoding trinucleotide repeat-containing gene 6A protein-like isoform X1: MAPIRDSVSHSPNQTGLEHPGLDSQYEPSPWSSGSPCSSDSNSNWGKVLVDASTDKPNNPSSTNSSVWPPSSSSFSCSSSSSSSGCGSGSDPELASECMDADSSSSIGSEKNLAAVAVTTVMMMSANASSSVSSTTSSPSSSLVTSAMMVGVSVNGDSNGNSRQVIGGGMGTISGANNGNNNITGSSHYSVAGSSSIGSNNMGNHNIKLVNNSGVWGSQTGSNMITTGGSTPCINGGLNPNSLNPNANHGAWPQNPTPSPVTQGQRPPQAQGMSSKLGIAPQQGPLLGWGGMAAPDNSSMMEDTEVNNGTASSKVLGSSNSGNGGLQPTNLNTESNGPNNTIMMNTTTTTTNATMTSSPPNSTASPQLSGDCSWGSIGGGNGGPLANGNPSSAPQNPQGELGGPGAFGTPWGATTYPGDKGPPNADTVNPQNPALMQAGNPQISSTAAYKSNNNHNNTGAPRWDQGPTNNPNQPQSNLSWGVGSNQIPGSAGQTPGNGNQTTMGPPAGIPRPWGSSASSSSSSSSSSSTSNNKMSNGEWGSAAPGNNHSDAGIQKGSSANNGWKSLEDDAMGMGGGGGGGGSHGLGSVTGGWGRSGGSEGSGESSGGRSSSDRDSSQSKGGNRRKGTHSATIITALTRADVDPRVLSNTGWGQTPIRQNTAWDVNSPNNQPQGPRGDERKHSSGGSSWGTATPAAPSQSSGGRGTMCWGGRPGSSGTDTGGSGWGEQRQTSGWDSKVPASGGGGQSGWDDGSSYKGSNTNSNTWSNNFNKDDRSNTWTNAPKPQQGWGSSSGNASEGWGSSGDGTRGGANNHWGEPQKNAGSVGWDSDSDRSGSGCWSEPSRTNTSSSNTWVGSGGSNTPDQSTPNPGSNWGDSVHKPSSQSNSQGWGEPVKNNHGAQNWGEPNPKPSNEWGKGPESNMSRGNQGSNKPTGWLGGPMPTVGQKEEVATGWEEPSPESIRRRMEIDDGTAAWGDPGKYSGGSVNMWNRTSQSEQENMGMSSQHQSHPAHSSMHPPQPMQPVAQEKSCSSGWGEPYPQQKESSSWGEPAAAPPVTVDNGTSAWGKPMESSSGWDEPSRDSRESGSGWGSQHKSAPGPKPMETWCGEEVSMGNSWDQEEEVEIGMWSNSQQDNRSHDQNTWNYKHKGGNKMNKPVNKQDEPWMKPFINQFSGMNFPRDSPDDPMKTGAGMVQDKRMDMGSMGDFNGVMGKNPGSRHQLHKESAMDRNPYYDKLSVSPSAYDSPASDELSSNQSMSFSPSNSAQPIRCLNSGPSPAHSSPGATRQNVNPMLGGSSVAQGRGGPQSQVPPQPNLRNQVPPPILPSQVPPSLLKYPGGNGGLNPLFGPQQVAVLNQLSQLNQLSQLNQINQLQRLLLQQQQQQQQQQKAQSQRTMPVGRQTEQTRPIGSSPSMMQPPRHLDPSLLKQAPPLKPYLENYLSHNAPEMQKDAAALGSFSNFPLSLNSNLNVSLDMGVGGGSSGGGAVSYKEPPQSRLKKLWATDPLEQNSKPGAMSSGLRLEDSPFYDFLSPGPSPLSPPGQSMGSVGDGWPPRANSPPPHGNTVTWPPEFRPGEPWKGYPNIDPETDPYVTPGSVINNLSINTVRDTDHLRDRNNGPSSSLNTTMPSNSAWSSIRASSHSGSLTSTAQSTSARPSESKWSPGGGSVSNSSLAHELWKVPLPPKALSVAAPSRPPPGLTSQKPSPASSGWDASALRLGGWGSSESRYTPGSSWGDSSSSGRTQWLVLKNLTPQIDGSTLRTLCMQHGPLITFHLNLPHGNAVVCYSSKDEAAKAQKSLHMCVLGNTTILAEFASEEEINRFFAQGQSLATPSSSWQAIGSSQSRMDQSHPFPSRAPEPNQWNSSDLHSSSLWGGPNYSSSLWGSPSGTEAGRISSPSPISSFLPVDHLTGGGDSM, encoded by the exons ATGGCTCCCATTCGGGATTCCGTCAGCCACTCCCCTAATCAAACAG gtCTGGAGCATCCTGGCTTGGACTCACAGTATGAGCCATCCCCTTGGTCCTCTGGCTCTCcctgcagcagtgacagcaacagcaacTGGGGGAAAGTCCTAGTGGACGCAAGCACCGACAAACCCAACAACCCTTCTTCAACCAACTCTTCCGTCtggcctccctcctcctcctcattctcttgctcctcgtcttcttcctcttctggcTGTGGGTCAGGATCAGACCCTGAGCTGGCATCAGAATGCATGGACGCAGACTCTAGCTCCTCGATCGGCTCAGAGAAAAACCTTGCCGCTGTTGCTGTgacaacagtgatgatgatgtcagcaaatgcttcttcctctgtgtcttctACGACTTCttcaccctcttcctctttggTGACTTCTGCCATGATGGTCGGCGTTTCAGTGAATGGAGACAGCAACGGCAACAGTCGTCAGGTtattggtggagggatgggaaCCATCAGCGGTgcaaataatggaaataataacaTCACCGGATCCTCCCACTACTCTGTGGCTGGGTCCAGCAGTATTGGCAGCAATAACATGGGTAACCACAACATCAAGCTCGTCAATAACAGTGGCGTATGGGGCAGCCAGACAGGCAGCAACATGATCACCACGGGCGGAAGCACCCCTTGCATCAATGGAGGGTTAAACCCAAACTCTTTAAACCCAAATGCCAACCACGGTGCCTGGCCACAGAATCCAACCCCAAGCCCAGTGACCCAGGGCCAGCGGCCTCCACAGGCTCAGGGGATGAGTTCCAAACTGGGTATAGCTCCCCAACAGGGCCCCTTGCTGGGCTGGGGTGGCATGGCAGCTCCAGACAACAGCAGTATGATGGAAGACACTGAGGTGAATAATGGTACAGCAAGCAGCAAGGTGTTAGGAAGCAGCAACAGTGGAAATGGTGGCCTGCAGCCTACCAACCTTAACACTGAATCCAATGGACCAAATAACACTATTATGAtgaatactactactactactactaacgCCACAATGACCTCTAGTCCACCAAACTCTACCGCCTCACCCCAACTCAGTGGGGATTGTTCCTGGGGCTCCATTGGAGGAGGGAATGGGGGTCCGCTGGCCAATGGAAACCCTTCATCAGCCCCCCAGAACCCCCAAGGAGAGCTGGGGGGTCCTGGGGCTTTCGGTACGCCTTGGGGCGCAACTACCTACCCTGGAGACAAGGGCCCCCCAAATGCAGACACTGTGAACCCCCAAAACCCTGCCTTAATGCAGGCTGGGAACCCCCAAATCTCCTCTACTGCTGCTTACAAGAGTAATAATAACCACAATAACACTGGGGCCCCACGCTGGGACCAGGGGCCCACTAATAACCCAAACCAGCCTCAGAGCAACTTGTCCTGGGGTGTTGGCTCAAATCAAATCCCAGGCTCTGCAGGCCAAACACCTGGAAATGGGAACCAAACTACGATGGGCCCTCCAGCGGGGATACCTCGTCCCTGGGGGAGCAGCGcgtcatcttcttcctcttcctcatcatcttcttccACATCAAATAACAAGATGTCAAATGGAGAATGGGGATCAGCAGCTCCTGGTAACAACCATTCAGATGCTGGAATTCAGAAAGGAAGCTCTGCCAACAATGGCTGGAAGAGCCTGGAGGATGACGCCATGGGCatgggaggtggagggggagggggtggaaGTCATGGCTTGGGGAGTGTCACTGGAGGCTGGGGTCGCTctggaggaagtgaaggaagCGGAGAGAGCTCCGGAGGCCGATCTAgctcagacagagacagcagccaGTCAAAAGGGGGAAACCGCAGAAAAGGTACCCATTCTGCAACAATAATAACAGCTCTGACCCGGGCCGATGTGGACCCAAGAGTTCTGTCCAACACTGGGTGGGGTCAGACACCCATTCGGCAGAACACCGCCTGGGATGTCAATTCTCCTAACAATCAGCCCCAGGGTCccagaggagatgagagaaagcACAGCAGTGGAGGCTCCAGCTGGGGCACAGCAACACCGGCAGCTCCCTCCCAGTCCTCTGGAGGTAGAGGCACAATGT GCTGGGGAGGTAGGCCCGGCAGCTCAGGCACGGATACAGGAGGGTCTGGCTGGGGAGAGCAGAGACAAACCTCTGGGTGGGACAGCAAAGTCCCAGCAAGTGGAGGAGGTGGGCAGAGTGGCTGGGATGATGGATCCAGCTACAAGGGTAGCAACACCAATAGTAACACCTGGAGCAACAACTTCAACAAAGATGACAG gTCCAATACTTGGACTAATGCACCCAAACCGCAGCAGGGCTGGGGTTCCAGTAGTGGAAATGCAAGTGAAGGCTGGGGTAGCAGTGGGGATGGTACCAGAGGAGGAGCCAACAACCACTGGGGGGAGCCCCAAAAAAATGCAGGCTCAGTGGGCTGGGACAGCGACAGTGACCGGTCTGGTTCTGGATGTTGGAGCGAGCCTAGCCGaaccaacaccagcagcagcaacacgtGGGTAGGGAGTGGAGGATCAAATACTCCAGACCAGAGCACGCCAAACCCAGGCTCCAACTGGGGCGACTCAGTCCACAAACCCAGTTCTCAGAGTAACAGCCAGGGCTGGGGTGAGCCAGTGAAGAACAACCATGGAGCCCAGAACTGGGGTGAGCCGAATCCCAAGCCCTCCAACGAGTGGGGTAAAGGTCCTGAATCCAACATGTCCAGAGGCAATCAAGGCTCTAACAAGCCCACAG GCTGGCTGGGAGGCCCGATGCCCACAGTAGGTCAGAAGGAAGAAGTGGCAACTGGGTGGGAAGAGCCTTCTCCAGAGTCCATACGGCGGAGGATGGAGATCGATGATGGCACTGCAGCTTGGGGAGACCCTG GCAAATACAGTGGTGGATCTGTCAACATGTGGAACAGGACTAGCCAATCAGAACAGGAGAACATGGGTATGTCCTCTCAGCACCAGTCCCACCCAGCACACAGCTCAATGCATCCTCCTCAGCCCATGCAGCCTGTTGCACAggaaaaaagctgcagttctG GTTGGGGTGAGCCATACCCCCAGCAGAAGGAGTCCTCATCATGGGGGGAGCCAGCCGCTGCTCCGCCTGTTACAGTGGACAACGGGACCTCTGCCTGGGGGAAGCCCATGGAAAGCAGCTCCGGTTGGGATGAACCCAGCAGGGACAGCAGAGAGTCCGGGTCTGGATGGGGCAGCCAGCATAAGTCGG CTCCAGGTCCTAAGCCCATGGAGACATGGTGTGGTGAGGAAGTGTCCATGGGTAATAGCTGGGATCAGGAAGAAGAAGTGGAGATTGGCATGTGGAGCAACAGCCAACAGGACAACAGGTCCCATGACCAAAACACCTGGAACTACAAGCATAAAGGCGGAAACAAG ATGAACAAACCAGTCAACAAACAGGATGAACCCTGGATGAAACCTTTCATCAACCAGTTCAGCGGCATGAACTTCCCT AGAGACTCTCCTGACGACCCCATGAAGACAGGAGCAGGGATGGTGCAGGACAAGCGTATGGACATGGGCAGTATGGGAGACTTCAATGGAGTAATGGGGAAGAACCCTGGGTCTCGACACCAGCTCCACAAGGAGTCTGCCATGGATCGCAACCCTTACTATGACAAG CTGTCTGTTTCCCCCTCTGCTTATGATAGTCCAGCTTCTGATGAGCTCTCCTCCAATCAAAGCATGAGCTTTTCCCCTTCCAATTCTGCTCAGCCTATCCGCTGTCTCAACTCGGGGCCATCTCCTGCCCACTCTAGTCCTGGGGCCACTCGGCAG AATGTAAACCCTATGTTGGGTGGCAGCAGCGTAGCACAGGGCCGAGGCGGCCCCCAGTCCCAGGTCCCCCCCCAACCCAACCTTCGTAACCAAGTGCCTCCACCCATCCTGCCCTCTCAG GTCCCTCCATCCCTGTTGAAGTACCCAGGAGGTAACGGAGGTCTGAACCCCCTGTTTGGCCCTCAGCAGGTGGCTGTGCTCAACCAACTCTCCCAGCTCAACCAGCTGTCACAGCTCAACCAGATCAACCAGTTACAG cgtcttcttctccagcagcagcagcagcagcaacaacagcagaaggCTCAGAGCCAGAGAACCATGCCTGTGGGGCGACAGactgaacag ACACGTCCTATTGGTTCGTCTCCATCAATGATGCAGCCCCCACGTCATCTGGACCCCTCTTTGCTGAAACAGGCCCCACCTCTCAAACCGTACCTGGAAAACTACTTGTCCCACAATGCCCCTGAGATGCAGAAGGATGCTGCCGCTCTCGGATCCTTCAGCAACTTCCCTTTAA GCTTGAACTCTAACCTGAATGTATCCCTGGACATGGGTGTTGGTGGTGGTAGTAGTGGTGGCGGAGCTGTGAGCTACAAAGAGCCGCCCCAGTCCAGACTGAAGAAACTTTGGGCTACTGACCCTCTGGAGCAGAACAGCAAACCTG GTGCTATGTCGTCTGGGCTGCGTCTGGAGGACTCTCCCTTCTatgacttcctgtctcctggCCCATCTCCCCTGAGTCCTCCCGGCCAATCAATGGGCTCGGTGGGTGATGGCTGGCCGCCCCGTGCCAACTCCCCCCCGCCCCATGGAAACACTGTCACGTGGCCCCCAG AGTTCCGGCCCGGGGAGCCTTGGAAAGGTTACCCCAACATTGACCCTGAGACTGACCCCTATGTGACCCCCGGCAGTGTCATCAACAACCTCTCCATCAACACCGTCCGCGACACAGACCACCTCAGGGACAGGAACAACG GGCCATCCTCATCACTGAACACCACGATGCCTTCTAACAGTGCCTGGTCATCCATTCGTGCCTCCAGCCACAGCGGTTCCCTCACCAGTACAGCACAAAGCACTTCAG CCAGACCCAGTGAGTCAAAGTGGTCTCCCGGCGGCGGTTCTGTGTCCAACTCCTCCCTAGCTCATGAGCTGTGGAAGGTCCCCCTCCCTCCCAAGGCGCTGTCTGTGGCAGCCCCCTCCAGACCACCACCTGGCCTCACCAGCCAGAAGCCCAGCCCCGCCTCCTCTGGCTGGGACGCCTCTGCCCTgaggttgggggggtggggctCCTCTGAGTCCAGATACACACCTG gtTCCAGTTGgggtgacagcagcagctcagggaGAACCCAATGGCTTGTTCTGAAAAATCTCACACCTCAG ATTGATGGCTCTACCCTGAGGACCCTGTGCATGCAGCATGGCCCTCTGATCACATTCCACCTCAACCTGCCGCACGGTAACGCCGTGGTATGCTACAGCTCCAAGGATGAGGCCGCCAAGGCCCAGAAGAGCCTGCACAT gTGTGTTTTGGGGAACACTACTATTCTGGCTGAGTTTGCCAGCGAGGAGGAAATCAACCGTTTCTTTGCACAAGGGCAGTCATTGGCCACTCCCTCCTCCAGCTGGCAGGCCATAGGCTCCTCTCAGAGCAGAATGGATCAGTCTCACCCCTTTCCCAGCCGCGCTCCTGAACCTAACCAGTGGAACAGCAGCGATCTCCACAGCTCCTCCCTCTGGGGCGGGCCCAACTATTCCAGTAGCCTGTGGGGGAGCCCCAGTGGCACCGAGGCGGGGAGGATCAGCAGCCCTTCTCCAATCAGCTCCTTCCTCCCGGTGGATCACCTGACAGGGGGTGGGGACTCCATGTGA